Part of the Nicotiana sylvestris chromosome 5, ASM39365v2, whole genome shotgun sequence genome is shown below.
gtcccgccagtgagggttgattgctcagcaggctattcggagtccactaggtggCTGCTCGGCATTcgtagcccagtgtttctccctcctattttatttcccttgtcctagttatgtaatagattgtataaactctttcatactcttagactatgttagatgttcatgactggtgacactccgatgtcggACTGTGATTGGTTTTCCGCAGTTGATATATTTCACTCTATTATGGGATTtatcattattaattaattaattatgaatTGTTATTTGTTAATTTTATTGGGGGTttatgtcggctggccttgtcttcacgggaggcgtcatcacgaccgggtctaggtttagggtccaagttaatacaatacaatacaatacaatacattataaaacgatAGAGAACAATGATCCAAGCAGAGTGTAAAGTTATTTTTTTGCAGTTTCAGAATTCAAGAGTGGCTTTTCAAATTTCTAGAAGATTTTAGATGAGATTCTTTGCGGAGACAATATTTAAAGTTAGGGTAGATTCAGAGATATTATAGAAATGGTGAAACTAGGCACGGAATTATTTGTTACATATATGGAGAAATAGAGAGATACATAtaagtatagttcaagttttattTAAGTTAAAAGAAATTAAAGGACATTTGTGAAACGGAAGGGACTCCATGAAAGAAGTCCAATTAATAAAATCAATAAGGATTTCTGGAATTTATCCGTGAATCATTGGCTGAGACAAAAAGTAAGTAATAATTtatcaaaaacaaaaaaggttCAAGAGCATCTTTACTGCAGCATGACTTCAGTAAGAGTACTAAGCCATAAAAGAACAGACTTTTTCTTTAGATGCACTGTTTTGTTCCGACCTTTAGTTTGATAACCTTAGATCTCCAGTCCACGTGAACTCAGACTTTATGACAACATTGTCATAGAGATTTAATTTATTATGATAGTGCTAatcagaggcggatctaggatttgaGGCTTATGGGTTCCTACcgtaattttaaattaatatgcAATAATAACTTGGTTCACAGTTAGATATTTACCAATATTTAATGAATttattaatataaatatagaGTCTACGCAAGAGTTGCTGGATTCCTGGGAACCCGTAATCCATGCACTAGGTCCGCCCTTGGCTATATGTTGGTTTTGTTTCCGATCAGCATAATCACAATGTTTTTATCAGCATGTGCACGTAACTCTTCAAGCCAGCGGGGTATGTGATCAAAAGTTTGGCGTTTTGTTACGTCGTAAACCAACAGAGCTACAACAGGAGATCCCCTGTGACAGTTCTGTAAGTTATTTACTATGTGTATATATGGCCCAATAAAATTAggcccataattaatatttaattaatgaacAAATCTCTTTCGTCCGATCGGTTACTTGATGGACGTACCAGATTAAGTGAGAACCTCTATAAATTGGTCTTCTCCCCACCTATTAGGGTTACCGTATTTTCTACTCTCTCTTCCATCACTAAAGTCGGCGGTAACGAAAGCTAGGGCAAGGGGCGAGAAACCAATTTCAATTAATGCTTCCGCTTCACGATGATGGCTTatgattcaggtatgttttttcACGATTTTGtgtaagattatcatgttcaagatCCTGGTGTAAATTAAATTTATGCTAACATGTGGTATCAGAGCATGGATATTTGAACAGTTAATCTTCATAAAATAATTTTGTATATCTCAATCCTCAATAGAATGAATAGAAAGATGGGTTCTGGTTTTGTACACCGACAAAGAGAACGACTGCCTTTGAGTTTGTGCATACCTTAATTACGGGAATCGTGGAATACCTTAGTTACGGGAACTTAATCCATTACATTGAATAGTTAAGGTGATAAAGCTATTCTCTTAAGTAATTAGTCCTTTAAGAAATTTTCAATCACTAAGGTAGTAAAGTTTTATCTCAAAGTTTCCGACCATAATTTTGGATATTATGTAATGATTGCCCTTACTTCCCACACTGTGCAATACCGAAAGATACCAACTGATACCAAAAGATACTAACTGATGTATGTGTTTCTAAAGCTATATAGGATATTTAAATTTACACATACATTAAATTCATGTTTGTTTTACACACGTATTGATGTTTATATAGTTTGTTAGTCACCACAGTGATCAAACTAGAATGTTTTAAAATATTCACATGCATAAAAATTTCTTATATTTATTTTATGTGTGCACTTATGTTATATAATATGTTAGTCACCAAAGTGGCCAAACTAGTATGTTTATGAAAAATATGCATACATAAAATTATTGTTTATCCATGAAATTAATAAAATACCTATAATTAAAAATTAGTGGATAAATTAATTTCACTGTTGCTAGAACTTAAGGATTTACCCAAAGGTGCATCAATTATTCTATGAATAGTGAATATGATGAGgtaaattaatatttttagtCAAATATATATTGTCTGTCCAAAGATGGCATATATATTtcgttaaaaatatttaattaccaATTAAGACTAAATGGCATTTAAATTATGATAGTGTGTCGTAATATTTACCCAAAGGAGAACTACGATATGCTTTAACTGTTTTGTTAAATCCATATTGATTTGTGAGCATGTATTATCTATTTTGCAGTTATTCCTTTTCATTCGCTTGCTTCGTCTGTTACTATGTTCAATGGATTGAACTTCTCCGAATGGCGTGAGCAAGTCCAGTTCCTCTTAGATGTGATGGATCTTGACTTGGCTCTGCTGAATGATAAGCCCGCTGCTATTACTGATTCGAGCAGTGTGGATGAGAAGTCTTTCTATAAAGCATGGGAAAGCTCGAAGAGGCTAAGCCTTATGTTTATGCGAATGAATATTGCCAACAACATTAAGAGTACTATTCCACAAACAGAAAGTGCTACGGAATACCTGAAGTTTGTGGAAGAACGCTTTCGTTCTACAGATAAGTCTCTCACTGGTACACTAATGGTTGAACTCACGACCATGATGTTTGATGGGTCGCGTAGTATGCAAAATCATATCATCGATATGACTAACATTGCAGCAAGACTTCAGACCTTGGGGATGAAAGTGGATGATTCCTTCTTGGTTCAGTTTATTCTGAACTTGTTGCCTCCTGAGTATGAACCTTTCCAAATTAACTATAACACTATTAAGGATAAGTGGAATGTTAGTGAATTGTCCAGTATGCTTACTCAGGAGGAGTCAAGACTTAAGAAACAAGGGGGTCATTCAATTAACCTCATGGGTCAAAGAGCTGGTAAAGGACTTAAAGTGAAGGCCAACAAgttcaagaagaagaaagcaCCTGCTAAAGCTCAATAGGATGCTAACAAGGAACATAATGCAGATACGTATCGCTTCTGTAACAAGGAAGGACACTATCAGAAAGATTGTCTGAAACGTAAAGCTTGGTTTGAAAAGAAAGGTACAATTAGTGCTTTTGTATGTTTCGAATCTAATTTAGTAGAAGTTCCTAATAATACTTGGTGGCTTGATT
Proteins encoded:
- the LOC138869706 gene encoding uncharacterized protein yields the protein MAYDSVIPFHSLASSVTMFNGLNFSEWREQVQFLLDVMDLDLALLNDKPAAITDSSSVDEKSFYKAWESSKRLSLMFMRMNIANNIKSTIPQTESATEYLKFVEERFRSTDKSLTGTLMVELTTMMFDGSRSMQNHIIDMTNIAARLQTLGMKVDDSFLVQFILNLLPPEYEPFQINYNTIKDKWNVSELSSMLTQEESRLKKQGGHSINLMGQRAGKGLKVKANKFKKKKAPAKAQ